The nucleotide window TAAAATTATTTTTATTAGACTTATAAGCTTTTATTGTTTCTTTTTAATACCATTTAAGATAAAAAAAATAAGCTTATCAAAAGCTTTTCTACTTTCAAAAATATCATTAACTTCAAAAAAATCAGTCTCAACTATTCTTGAAATAATTGAGTTTAAATAATTAACTAAAATTTCTTCATCAAATTGATCAGAAATATCTATAAAGTTAATTTCTCTAAGTTTATTTAATATCTTTAAAGTAATTGAACCTGAAAATATTTTAACAACCTCTTTAATATTCTCTCTTGAGGGAATATCTAAAAAATAAACAGATTTAAGATAAAATTGGTATATATCAGGATACTTTTTATAGAAAGTTCTTAAAAAATTTATAGCTTCATATATTATTTCGTTAGGAATATTGCTTTTTATTTCAAAATTTGAGACCTCATTTTTAAATATCTCAACAGAATAATTCATTACTTGCTTAAAAAGATTTTTTTTTGATTTAAAATATTTAAATATAGAACCTTTAGAAACTCTACTTAGTTTAGCTATATTATTTGTAGATGCTTTATAGAAACCATTCTTAGAAAATTCAACCACTGCTGATTTTAATATACTCAGTTTATCAATAATTTTTCTCAAACAGAACCTTTTTTGTAAAATTATAAATTTTATAACCTTATAGTGACCATATGGTCAAATATATTTTAAAACTAATATTTTTTTTGTCAAATGTTTAATAAAAAAAATTTAATTTAAATAATATTAAAAAATTAAATATTAGATTTTAAACTAAAAATTATTTAAAAGATTTAAAATAACTCACATCTATAAAGATAAATTAAAAAAATTTGAAGATATTTGAATTAAAGATAACAAGTTATAAAAAACTTAAATTTTTAATAAAAAAAATACTACACCTAAATTATATTAATAATTATTGACTAAATTTAAAATATTTAATAATCAATGGTTTTTATAAATTTTTTTTAATTACTTAGAATAAAACTTATTAAACTAATTTTCTATAATACCAAAGTATTTTAAAGTTACATTGAATGAGCCTTTTGTATGCAATTTTAAACGTATTTCTTTTATAGTTTGACCAGCTGCAAATGTTATTTGACCAGGAAAATCTTCTGTATTTAATGCAGTTAAACCTACTATTGATATAATTTTTTCATAATCTTGACTAGTTGGAACATTTTTTATTAAGTTTGTTTTTCCATCATGAGAACATGAATTACTTGAATCTGTAAGTATTGCAGCAATATAATATGTATTATCAATTTTTAATATTAATTTTAAAGTTCTTTCATAGTAAGGGGCAAATGGAAAACTTCCATTTCCCATAGAACTTATATTTACAACAATCTTTATTTTAGTGTTTGAAGTAATAGAGTAGTTTAAAGGTTGATACATGTTTATTTCTGTTCCCTGACCATAATTAACAGTTGCTTGAAAATTTATACTACCTGATGAAATATTAATTTTTACTTTATGATTATAAAAATTTGAATGGTCTGGCACCAAAAAAATCCATTCTGGAACATAATCTCCACTGTCTTTATTATTTAAATATTGAGTAACTATTGATGAATTATCATAAGTGCTACTATATAAATCTTTCCAACCACTTTGTGTAAAGTCAGCATTTGCTACTATATTACTAGCCGGTGTTCCTTTATAAGTAAAAGTAATATATGGAGCTGGAACTGTTTTATTTCCCTGTGAATCAACACCTTGCACAACAACTGTATATAGTGTATTTACATTTAATCCTGTTAATGGTATTTCTAGAGTATATCTTCCTGTTGCAATCATTGTGGTTTCAGCTTGATTTTGTGGTTTCTGTTCTATATACCCAACCACTTTAACTGCATCATTATCTGGGTCATATATTGTTCCAGTAATTGTTATGGATGTCCCTTTAATCTCAATATTACCAATAGGGTCTATAGAAACTATAGGAGCTTCTCCTTTAA belongs to Spirochaetota bacterium and includes:
- a CDS encoding TetR/AcrR family transcriptional regulator is translated as MRKIIDKLSILKSAVVEFSKNGFYKASTNNIAKLSRVSKGSIFKYFKSKKNLFKQVMNYSVEIFKNEVSNFEIKSNIPNEIIYEAINFLRTFYKKYPDIYQFYLKSVYFLDIPSRENIKEVVKIFSGSITLKILNKLREINFIDISDQFDEEILVNYLNSIISRIVETDFFEVNDIFESRKAFDKLIFFILNGIKKKQ
- a CDS encoding fibronectin type III domain-containing protein; translation: MKNIVKILILVLVFMSFFSMALCKKVIKGEAPIVSIDPIGNIEIKGTSITITGTIYDPDNDAVKVVGYIEQKPQNQAETTMIATGRYTLEIPLTGLNVNTLYTVVVQGVDSQGNKTVPAPYITFTYKGTPASNIVANADFTQSGWKDLYSSTYDNSSIVTQYLNNKDSGDYVPEWIFLVPDHSNFYNHKVKINISSGSINFQATVNYGQGTEINMYQPLNYSITSNTKIKIVVNISSMGNGSFPFAPYYERTLKLILKIDNTYYIAAILTDSSNSCSHDGKTNLIKNVPTSQDYEKIISIVGLTALNTEDFPGQITFAAGQTIKEIRLKLHTKGSFNVTLKYFGIIEN